In the Kribbella sp. NBC_00482 genome, one interval contains:
- a CDS encoding helix-turn-helix domain-containing protein: MPRKLLHLKEAADRLRRSEAQLRWMVHNGTAPPSALIAGRRMFDEDLLDRWIEEHFKSQPTD, encoded by the coding sequence ATGCCGCGGAAGCTGCTCCACCTGAAGGAAGCCGCCGACCGCCTCCGCCGCAGCGAGGCCCAGCTCCGCTGGATGGTCCACAACGGCACCGCCCCTCCTTCCGCGCTCATCGCCGGCCGCCGGATGTTCGACGAAGACCTCCTCGACCGTTGGATCGAGGAACACTTCAAAAGCCAGCCCACCGATTGA